In Desulfobulbus oralis, one DNA window encodes the following:
- a CDS encoding NADH-quinone oxidoreductase subunit B, translating into MRIFPGAGAILGTIDAFVNLSRANSIWPVTFGLACCAIEMMDTGASTNDLDRFGIIFRASPRQADCMVVAGTVTKKMAPLMRRLYDQMPEPRYVIAMGSCACSGGVFDTYAVTQGADQVVPVDVYVPGCPPRPEALLDGFLKLKKIILAEEYRWSKAR; encoded by the coding sequence ATGCGGATTTTCCCCGGGGCAGGCGCGATATTGGGCACAATTGATGCCTTCGTCAATCTGAGCCGTGCCAATTCCATCTGGCCTGTGACCTTTGGCCTGGCCTGCTGCGCCATTGAAATGATGGACACGGGTGCGTCCACCAACGATCTGGACCGATTTGGCATTATCTTCCGCGCCAGTCCCCGCCAGGCGGACTGCATGGTGGTGGCGGGCACGGTCACCAAGAAGATGGCGCCGCTGATGCGCCGTCTCTACGATCAGATGCCCGAGCCCCGCTATGTTATCGCCATGGGGAGCTGCGCGTGCAGCGGCGGTGTGTTCGACACCTATGCGGTGACCCAGGGCGCCGATCAGGTTGTGCCGGTTGATGTTTACGTTCCTGGCTGCCCCCCACGGCCCGAGGCTTTGCTGGATGGCTTTCTCAAATTGAAAAAAATCATACTTGCCGAGGAATACCGATGGAGCAAGGCGAGATAG
- the nuoI gene encoding NADH-quinone oxidoreductase subunit NuoI: MRIQYKKKRNLLQNLLLVELMQGMWLTLKRLFSKPITLQYPHEMPVVRRGFRGQHAMVRNPKTGQARCIGCMKCVSVCPSRCIHVHAGKDPETNRRVVDRYDVDALRCVYCGFCAEICPVNAIILTEVFAYSAQNREALHWDLPHLLENWDQYLASTGESLEHYVNPTWRPRGFADKLLPPGKRLPVDEEWKGEKQVTGRVWQQSVSEQGR, translated from the coding sequence ATGCGGATTCAGTATAAGAAAAAACGCAACCTGCTGCAAAATCTCCTCCTGGTCGAGCTGATGCAGGGTATGTGGCTGACCCTGAAGCGGCTGTTCTCGAAACCCATAACCCTGCAGTATCCCCACGAAATGCCCGTGGTGCGGCGGGGCTTCCGCGGCCAGCACGCCATGGTGCGCAACCCCAAGACGGGCCAGGCCCGCTGCATCGGCTGCATGAAATGTGTTTCCGTGTGCCCCTCCCGCTGTATTCATGTGCATGCGGGCAAAGATCCGGAGACCAACCGCCGCGTGGTCGATCGATACGACGTGGATGCGCTGCGCTGTGTGTACTGTGGTTTTTGTGCCGAGATCTGCCCGGTCAACGCCATCATCCTGACCGAAGTTTTCGCCTACTCGGCCCAGAACCGGGAAGCGCTCCACTGGGATTTGCCCCATCTTCTGGAGAACTGGGACCAGTATCTGGCCTCGACCGGCGAAAGCTTGGAGCATTATGTGAATCCCACGTGGCGGCCACGCGGATTTGCCGACAAACTTCTGCCTCCGGGCAAGCGCTTGCCCGTGGATGAGGAATGGAAGGGTGAAAAGCAGGTGACCGGCCGCGTGTGGCAGCAATCCGTTTCGGAACAAGGCAGGTAA
- a CDS encoding NADH-quinone oxidoreductase subunit A, protein MEYIQHGYLGILLFLLLGSLFALLALFIGRYFRLSRPYAEKLIAYESGNDPTEAPQMRFSVKFYLVAIIFVLFDVEAIYLYPWAITYDFLGIFALVEMLLFIFLLLVGYVYAWRKGALEWMK, encoded by the coding sequence ATGGAATACATTCAGCATGGCTACCTGGGCATTCTCCTCTTTTTGCTGCTGGGCTCGTTGTTCGCCCTGCTCGCCCTCTTCATCGGGCGCTATTTTCGTCTGAGTCGGCCCTATGCCGAAAAACTGATTGCCTACGAGTCGGGCAATGATCCGACCGAGGCACCTCAGATGCGCTTTTCGGTCAAGTTTTACCTGGTCGCCATCATTTTTGTCCTCTTTGACGTGGAGGCCATCTATCTCTATCCCTGGGCCATCACCTACGATTTCCTGGGGATTTTTGCCCTGGTTGAGATGCTGCTTTTCATTTTTCTGCTTTTGGTCGGCTATGTGTATGCCTGGAGAAAGGGGGCACTTGAATGGATGAAGTAA
- a CDS encoding NADH-quinone oxidoreductase subunit N, whose protein sequence is MNERLLALSVRSFDWSIAAPAMPEMILLAIAVGLIALDLFAPRQRQLLPWLTVLGVLAALGVNLGMVVPARPDAMLVNDSYAAFFGVLCLATVILTALMREMYADQVGAHQGEFYSLLVFSSVGMLVMASAVDLISIYLGVELMALPIYVLAGMQKGERRSSEAAAKYFLMGVFASAMLLFGMSLLYGLSGSTSVAAIGSCIANANLADNPALLVALALVLAGLCFKVAVAPFHMWTPDVYEGAPTVLSAFMSVAPKAAGFAVFGRIMLAIFPELQGDWGPVLAFLAVLTMAIGNIVALAQASLKRMLAYSAIAHAGYALLGIAAGTADGMAATMSYLVIYLFMNMGAFAILIVLAQGKEQLEGIDSCRGLAGRNPLLALCMLVFMFSLTGIPPTGGFTGKFYLFQAALAAGYTGAVIVAVLLSAVSAFFYLRIVRLMYMSASEGRASLNSPSPGLALVLVIAVAGTLLLGMAPGPLFDWALKAMLL, encoded by the coding sequence ATGAACGAACGCTTGCTTGCCTTGAGTGTCCGGTCTTTCGACTGGAGCATTGCGGCTCCGGCCATGCCGGAAATGATACTGCTGGCCATTGCTGTGGGCCTGATTGCTCTCGACCTTTTCGCGCCCCGTCAGCGCCAGTTGCTGCCGTGGCTCACCGTGCTGGGCGTACTGGCGGCCCTGGGGGTCAATCTGGGCATGGTCGTGCCGGCGCGGCCGGACGCCATGCTGGTCAACGACTCCTATGCGGCCTTCTTTGGCGTACTTTGCCTGGCCACTGTCATTCTGACCGCGCTCATGCGGGAGATGTACGCAGACCAAGTGGGGGCGCATCAGGGCGAATTTTACAGTCTTTTGGTCTTTTCCTCGGTCGGGATGCTGGTCATGGCCTCGGCGGTTGATCTGATAAGCATTTATCTGGGCGTGGAGCTGATGGCCCTCCCCATCTACGTGCTGGCCGGGATGCAGAAGGGGGAACGGCGCAGCAGCGAGGCGGCGGCCAAATATTTTCTGATGGGGGTTTTTGCCTCGGCCATGCTGCTCTTCGGCATGTCCCTGCTCTATGGTTTGAGCGGCAGCACCAGTGTGGCCGCGATCGGCAGTTGCATCGCCAATGCAAATCTGGCTGACAATCCGGCGCTTTTGGTGGCCCTGGCCCTGGTGCTGGCCGGGCTCTGTTTCAAGGTGGCGGTGGCGCCTTTCCACATGTGGACGCCGGATGTGTACGAAGGTGCCCCCACAGTGCTGAGCGCCTTTATGAGCGTGGCGCCCAAGGCTGCCGGCTTTGCCGTATTCGGCCGGATTATGCTGGCCATTTTTCCCGAGCTGCAGGGCGACTGGGGGCCGGTGCTGGCCTTTCTCGCGGTACTGACCATGGCGATAGGCAATATTGTGGCTCTGGCCCAGGCCAGCCTGAAACGGATGCTGGCCTACTCGGCCATCGCCCATGCAGGCTATGCGCTCCTGGGCATTGCCGCCGGTACGGCAGACGGCATGGCCGCTACCATGAGCTATCTCGTTATCTATCTGTTCATGAACATGGGGGCCTTTGCCATCCTGATCGTGCTCGCCCAGGGCAAGGAGCAGCTCGAGGGCATCGATTCCTGCAGGGGCCTGGCCGGCAGAAACCCGCTTCTGGCGCTGTGCATGCTGGTCTTCATGTTTTCCCTGACCGGGATTCCGCCCACCGGCGGCTTTACCGGCAAATTCTACCTCTTTCAGGCCGCGCTGGCAGCGGGCTACACCGGTGCGGTCATTGTCGCGGTGTTGCTGAGCGCCGTGTCCGCCTTCTTCTACCTGCGCATTGTCCGCTTGATGTACATGAGCGCCAGCGAGGGCCGGGCCAGCCTGAACAGCCCCTCCCCCGGGCTGGCGCTGGTCCTGGTCATAGCCGTGGCTGGCACGCTGCTTCTGGGCATGGCGCCGGGTCCGCTTTTTGACTGGGCGCTCAAGGCCATGCTGCTGTAA
- a CDS encoding NADH-quinone oxidoreductase subunit C — MEQGEIAEKIRDRFPDDVLGVVAHSGQLGVVLKADNSAAILAWLQQDPEMQMDHLRGLCGVDNSKRETGFDGRFEVVYQLYSISLRHGIRLRVPLPADNPRVATVTPLWAGADWLEREVFDMFGILFDGHPNLSRVLMPDDWEGHPLQKEYPLKGPAEWSGLVETQEKAKMLDERYGFHPQAEPDGQAETTAAGTQEGKL; from the coding sequence ATGGAGCAAGGCGAGATAGCGGAAAAGATTCGAGACAGATTTCCGGACGACGTGCTGGGCGTAGTCGCCCACAGCGGACAGTTGGGCGTTGTGCTCAAAGCCGACAACAGCGCGGCCATTCTGGCTTGGCTGCAGCAGGACCCCGAGATGCAGATGGATCATCTGCGCGGCCTCTGCGGGGTTGACAACAGTAAACGGGAAACTGGTTTCGACGGTCGTTTTGAAGTGGTGTACCAGTTGTATTCCATCAGTCTTCGCCATGGCATTCGCCTGCGTGTGCCCCTGCCGGCAGACAATCCCCGCGTGGCCACCGTGACGCCGCTCTGGGCTGGGGCGGACTGGCTGGAGCGAGAGGTCTTCGACATGTTCGGCATTCTCTTCGACGGTCACCCCAATCTGAGTCGTGTCCTTATGCCGGATGACTGGGAGGGCCATCCGCTCCAGAAGGAGTACCCCCTGAAAGGCCCGGCCGAATGGTCAGGTCTGGTGGAAACGCAGGAAAAGGCAAAAATGCTCGATGAGCGCTACGGCTTTCATCCGCAGGCTGAACCAGACGGTCAGGCAGAGACAACAGCCGCGGGCACGCAGGAAGGCAAACTATGA
- a CDS encoding NADH-quinone oxidoreductase subunit M: MPLLSVLIFFPVLGGLSLLFLERKTETVRLVALIVSIFELLFALPIFFLFDKTTPLVQFKEQHAWIDALNIHYFLGIDGISVLFVLLTALLTVLCVMVSWEAIQDRAKEFYIALLTLEGAMMGVFCALDLFLFYVFWEAMLIPMFLIIGIWGGPNRIYATIKFFLYTLAGSLLMLVGIILLYLAGGHSFDVLALAEAGFDFRLQVLVFWLFFAAFAVKVPMWPVHTWLPDAHTEAPAAGSVILAGVLIKMGAYGFLRFSLPLLPQATLAMMGPMLALSVVAIVYGAFVCLAQSDLKRLVAYSSVSHMGFVTLGLFALNQNSLEGSILQMINHGLVTGALFLAIGIVYERTHTREISDYGGLAKTMPIFAAFFMVFTLAAIGLPGTCGFIGEWLILLGAFQAKPLVAILAASGLILGAWYMLWLYQRVFFMEVGEKVKALKQLRLREVLTLSPMVLLIFWIGIYPDVFLDFLRVSVSRLIEQVHSAGGAEIGFNLQTFWP; encoded by the coding sequence ATGCCACTTTTAAGTGTTCTCATTTTCTTTCCGGTGCTGGGCGGCCTTTCACTGCTGTTTTTGGAGCGGAAGACCGAGACGGTACGCCTTGTGGCGCTGATTGTCAGTATCTTTGAGCTGCTTTTTGCGCTGCCCATCTTCTTTCTTTTCGACAAGACGACGCCCCTGGTGCAGTTCAAAGAGCAGCACGCCTGGATCGATGCACTGAATATCCACTATTTTCTGGGCATAGACGGCATCAGCGTGCTGTTCGTCCTCCTGACCGCGCTGTTGACGGTGCTCTGCGTCATGGTCTCGTGGGAGGCCATTCAGGACAGGGCCAAGGAGTTCTATATCGCCCTGCTGACGCTTGAAGGCGCCATGATGGGCGTCTTCTGCGCGCTCGATCTGTTTTTGTTTTATGTGTTCTGGGAGGCCATGCTGATTCCGATGTTCCTGATCATCGGCATCTGGGGCGGACCGAACCGCATCTATGCGACCATCAAGTTCTTCCTGTATACCCTGGCGGGCAGTCTGCTGATGCTTGTCGGCATTATCCTGCTCTATCTGGCAGGCGGCCACAGCTTCGACGTCCTGGCCCTGGCCGAAGCCGGCTTTGACTTCCGCCTGCAGGTCCTGGTGTTCTGGCTCTTCTTTGCAGCCTTTGCCGTCAAGGTGCCCATGTGGCCGGTGCACACCTGGCTGCCAGACGCCCACACCGAAGCCCCGGCCGCCGGGTCGGTCATCCTGGCCGGCGTGCTGATCAAGATGGGAGCCTACGGCTTCCTGCGCTTTTCGCTGCCCCTCCTGCCGCAGGCCACGCTGGCGATGATGGGGCCCATGCTGGCCCTCTCGGTCGTTGCCATCGTGTACGGCGCTTTCGTCTGCCTGGCGCAGAGCGATCTGAAGCGGCTCGTGGCCTATAGTTCGGTCAGTCACATGGGCTTTGTCACCCTGGGGCTCTTTGCGCTGAACCAGAACAGTCTCGAGGGCAGCATCCTGCAAATGATCAACCACGGTCTGGTTACGGGGGCGCTTTTCCTGGCCATCGGCATTGTCTACGAGCGCACCCATACCCGGGAGATTTCGGATTACGGCGGGCTGGCCAAAACCATGCCCATTTTTGCCGCATTCTTCATGGTGTTCACGCTGGCAGCCATCGGCCTGCCCGGCACCTGCGGTTTTATCGGGGAATGGCTGATTCTGCTGGGCGCCTTCCAGGCAAAGCCGCTGGTGGCGATCCTGGCCGCGAGCGGCCTGATCCTGGGTGCCTGGTACATGCTGTGGCTTTACCAGAGGGTCTTTTTCATGGAAGTGGGCGAAAAGGTGAAAGCGCTCAAGCAGCTCAGGCTGCGGGAAGTGCTGACGCTGAGTCCGATGGTGTTGCTGATTTTCTGGATCGGCATCTACCCGGACGTCTTCCTCGACTTTCTCCGCGTTTCCGTCAGCCGCCTGATCGAGCAGGTGCACAGTGCCGGCGGCGCCGAGATCGGGTTCAACCTCCAGACCTTTTGGCCCTGA
- the nuoH gene encoding NADH-quinone oxidoreductase subunit NuoH: MHALVLLLYIILLFVVVLLHVAYATYFERKIIGHMQVRMGPMEACWHGILQPFADGIKCFFKEDVVPDQVDRLCFRLAPIVSFTAMTASLAVLPFAPGWVVADIDIGLLFIFAMSGLGSYGVVLAGWGSNSKFSFLGGLRSMAQVISYEIAMGLSLVGVMLMAGTLNLSAIVAAQGSTFTGMYIFPQIIGFGVFFVAMLAETNRVPFDLPEAESELVSGYSTEYSGFRYAMFFMAEYIGMFVMSAIGTVCFFGGWSGPFAVPFFPAFWFVLKVYAFMFVFIWIRATMPRYRYDQLMTLGWKWLIPLALANVVLTALCKAIF, encoded by the coding sequence ATGCATGCTCTGGTTCTGTTGCTCTATATCATTCTGCTCTTTGTGGTGGTGCTCTTGCATGTTGCCTATGCCACCTACTTTGAGCGCAAGATCATTGGTCACATGCAGGTCCGCATGGGGCCGATGGAGGCCTGCTGGCACGGGATCCTGCAGCCCTTTGCCGATGGCATCAAGTGCTTTTTCAAGGAAGATGTGGTGCCCGATCAGGTGGACCGGCTGTGCTTCCGCCTGGCCCCGATCGTGAGCTTCACCGCCATGACCGCCTCCCTGGCCGTGCTGCCCTTTGCGCCCGGCTGGGTCGTGGCGGATATCGACATTGGCCTCCTGTTCATCTTTGCCATGAGCGGCCTGGGCAGCTACGGTGTCGTGCTCGCCGGCTGGGGCTCCAATTCCAAATTCAGCTTTTTGGGCGGCCTGCGCTCCATGGCCCAGGTCATCAGCTATGAAATTGCCATGGGTCTCAGCCTGGTGGGGGTGATGCTCATGGCGGGCACGCTGAACTTAAGCGCCATTGTGGCCGCCCAGGGTTCCACCTTTACCGGGATGTACATCTTCCCGCAGATTATCGGCTTCGGCGTGTTCTTTGTGGCCATGCTGGCCGAGACCAACCGCGTGCCTTTCGACCTGCCCGAGGCGGAGAGCGAACTGGTGTCCGGTTACTCCACCGAGTACAGCGGCTTTCGCTACGCCATGTTCTTCATGGCCGAATATATTGGCATGTTCGTCATGTCCGCCATCGGCACGGTCTGTTTCTTCGGCGGCTGGAGCGGCCCCTTTGCCGTGCCCTTCTTTCCCGCCTTCTGGTTCGTGCTCAAGGTCTATGCCTTCATGTTCGTCTTCATCTGGATTCGGGCGACCATGCCGCGTTACCGCTACGATCAGCTCATGACGCTGGGCTGGAAATGGCTCATTCCCCTTGCACTCGCCAATGTGGTCTTGACGGCCCTGTGCAAGGCTATCTTCTGA
- a CDS encoding NADH-quinone oxidoreductase subunit D has protein sequence MNAAGRQTLDVPVPRGDEDRYHEDRYRLRLGPQHPATHGVLRLDVELDGETIVVCEPKVGYLHRGIEKLAENRTYIQDLVLTDRLDYIAAMANNCGFCVAAEGLLGIETPIRAKYIRTMVSEMSRLASHLLWLASHALDIGAMTVFLYCFREREILLELFEELCGARLTFSYARIGGVRQDVSTSFISKLQDFVDIFPDKIPEYETLIDTNRIWLKRTVGVGVLSREQALSLGMTGACLRASGVDYDVRKHHPYDAYDQVDFEVPIATEGDSYARYRCRMEEMHQSVRILQQCIDQLPPGPILSEDAPDLLMKPASRAAKAGEDGEAEKAKTPFPEGDFYSSTEVPKGELGFYFISDGSGKPYRMHVRSPSFIHISALKAMSEGGLIADLITNIGSIDIVLGESDR, from the coding sequence ATGAATGCAGCAGGCAGACAGACATTGGATGTGCCGGTTCCACGGGGGGACGAGGACCGTTACCACGAGGACCGTTACCGTTTGCGCTTGGGACCGCAGCATCCGGCCACACACGGCGTTTTGCGGCTGGATGTGGAGTTGGACGGTGAGACCATTGTGGTATGCGAGCCCAAGGTCGGTTATCTGCATCGGGGCATCGAAAAGCTGGCGGAAAACCGAACCTATATTCAGGATCTGGTCCTGACCGACCGGCTTGACTATATCGCGGCCATGGCCAACAACTGCGGTTTCTGTGTCGCGGCGGAGGGGCTTTTGGGCATCGAAACGCCCATTCGGGCCAAATACATCCGCACCATGGTCAGCGAGATGTCTCGTTTGGCCTCGCACCTGCTGTGGCTGGCCTCGCACGCGCTGGACATCGGCGCCATGACGGTCTTTCTCTACTGCTTCCGCGAGCGCGAGATCCTGCTGGAGCTGTTCGAGGAACTCTGCGGTGCACGCCTGACCTTTTCCTACGCGCGCATAGGCGGGGTGCGGCAGGATGTGAGCACGTCCTTCATCAGCAAGCTGCAGGACTTCGTCGATATTTTTCCGGACAAGATTCCGGAGTATGAAACCCTGATCGATACGAACCGCATCTGGCTGAAGCGCACGGTTGGCGTGGGGGTGCTGAGCCGGGAGCAGGCGCTTTCCCTTGGCATGACCGGGGCCTGTCTGCGCGCCTCCGGGGTGGATTACGATGTCCGCAAACACCATCCCTACGATGCCTACGATCAGGTGGATTTCGAGGTGCCCATTGCCACGGAGGGCGACTCCTACGCCCGCTACCGTTGCCGCATGGAAGAGATGCACCAGTCGGTGCGGATTCTCCAGCAGTGCATCGACCAATTGCCCCCCGGCCCGATTTTGAGCGAGGATGCGCCCGATCTCCTGATGAAGCCGGCAAGCCGCGCGGCCAAGGCCGGCGAAGACGGAGAGGCGGAAAAGGCGAAAACCCCCTTCCCCGAGGGCGATTTTTATTCCTCCACCGAGGTGCCCAAGGGCGAGCTCGGCTTCTACTTCATTTCCGATGGCTCGGGAAAACCCTACCGGATGCATGTCCGCTCGCCTTCCTTCATTCATATCAGCGCGTTGAAGGCCATGTCCGAAGGCGGCCTGATTGCGGACCTCATTACCAATATCGGCAGCATCGACATCGTGTTGGGAGAATCCGACCGGTAA
- the nuoL gene encoding NADH-quinone oxidoreductase subunit L, with product MPISVLAIPLLPLAAFVLTLLFGRQIGTKVHWLPIAAVLGSFCCAVAAFFRTLSGEIINQDVYLWIHSDAFRVSVGFLVDQLTAVMLLVVTSVSALVHIYSVGYMKGEEGYYRFFAYLSLFTFSMLMLVMGNNFMQLFFGWEAVGLCSYLLIGFYFEKKSASDAGKKAFIVNRFGDFGFLLGMLLVYLQFGSLHYADVFGKAQQISGMSLHLLGMDVSLATVIAMLLFCGAIGKSAQIPLHVWLPDAMEGPTPVSALIHAATMVTAGVFLVARCHVLFALSPFTLHFIAVLGAVTALFAATIALVQTDIKRVVAYSTVSQLAYMFIACGVGAYAAGIFHLFTHAFFKALLFLGCGSVILGMHHEQDLKYMGGLKKLMPVTYLTFLMASLSISGIPPFAGFYSKDEILLMAFSSGSAAGRFAYLIGLFVAFLTAFYSFRLLFLVFHGTFRGSEEQKRHVHESSPVVLFPLALLALGAICAGWFGIPEALGGSNHWASFLEPVLGEPETHVSRPLELGLMLVSVLAGLGGIALAWFMYCLKPDIAPGLASRFPGLYRVLFHKYYVDEFYQRAIVQPALWLARSVLLKGVDTRGIEGVVNGVPHFFGTLAQRLRLLQDGAVSHYLAWMGGGVLLLMALLLVR from the coding sequence ATGCCTATTTCCGTTCTTGCCATACCCCTGCTGCCGCTTGCGGCCTTTGTGTTGACCCTCCTCTTCGGCCGGCAGATCGGGACGAAGGTGCACTGGCTGCCCATAGCGGCGGTGCTCGGTTCCTTCTGCTGCGCTGTGGCCGCCTTTTTCCGCACGCTGTCGGGCGAAATCATCAATCAGGATGTCTACCTGTGGATTCACTCGGATGCGTTCCGGGTTTCGGTGGGCTTTTTGGTGGATCAGCTCACGGCAGTGATGCTCTTGGTCGTGACCAGCGTGAGTGCACTGGTGCACATCTATTCGGTAGGCTACATGAAGGGAGAAGAGGGCTATTACCGCTTTTTCGCCTACCTGAGCCTCTTTACCTTCTCCATGCTCATGCTGGTCATGGGTAACAACTTCATGCAGCTCTTCTTTGGCTGGGAGGCGGTTGGTCTCTGCTCCTACCTGCTCATCGGCTTTTATTTCGAAAAAAAGTCTGCCAGCGACGCAGGCAAGAAGGCCTTTATCGTAAACCGCTTCGGCGATTTCGGTTTCCTGCTGGGCATGCTTCTGGTGTACCTGCAGTTCGGCAGCCTGCACTATGCCGATGTCTTTGGCAAGGCGCAGCAGATCAGCGGCATGAGCCTGCACCTGCTGGGCATGGATGTGTCCTTGGCAACGGTGATCGCCATGCTGCTCTTCTGCGGGGCCATCGGGAAATCGGCCCAGATCCCGCTCCACGTGTGGTTGCCTGACGCGATGGAAGGGCCGACCCCGGTGAGCGCGCTCATTCATGCGGCCACCATGGTGACGGCTGGCGTGTTTCTGGTGGCGCGTTGCCATGTGCTGTTTGCCCTGTCGCCCTTTACCCTGCACTTCATTGCCGTCCTGGGTGCCGTCACGGCCCTCTTCGCCGCCACGATTGCCCTGGTGCAGACGGACATCAAGCGGGTTGTGGCCTATTCCACGGTCAGCCAACTGGCCTACATGTTCATCGCCTGCGGTGTTGGCGCCTATGCGGCCGGCATTTTTCATCTCTTTACCCACGCTTTTTTCAAGGCCCTGCTCTTTCTGGGCTGCGGCTCGGTTATACTGGGCATGCACCACGAGCAGGATCTGAAGTATATGGGCGGCCTGAAGAAGTTGATGCCTGTTACCTATCTGACCTTCCTGATGGCCTCACTCTCGATCTCGGGCATTCCTCCCTTTGCCGGTTTTTACAGCAAGGATGAAATCCTGCTTATGGCCTTCAGTTCCGGTAGCGCCGCCGGCCGCTTTGCCTACCTGATCGGACTTTTCGTCGCCTTTCTGACCGCCTTCTACTCTTTCCGTCTGCTCTTTCTGGTCTTCCACGGGACATTCCGGGGGAGCGAGGAGCAGAAGCGCCACGTGCATGAATCTTCGCCAGTGGTGCTGTTCCCGCTCGCGCTTCTCGCCCTGGGCGCGATCTGTGCCGGTTGGTTCGGCATTCCCGAGGCGCTGGGCGGCTCCAACCACTGGGCCAGTTTTCTGGAACCTGTGCTGGGTGAGCCGGAAACCCATGTGTCAAGGCCGCTTGAGCTGGGCCTGATGCTGGTGTCGGTGCTGGCCGGCCTGGGCGGCATTGCCCTGGCCTGGTTCATGTACTGCCTGAAGCCCGATATCGCGCCGGGGCTCGCCAGCCGCTTCCCTGGCCTGTACCGGGTGCTGTTCCACAAGTACTACGTGGACGAGTTCTACCAGCGTGCCATTGTCCAGCCGGCGCTGTGGCTGGCGCGTTCGGTCTTGCTGAAGGGGGTCGACACCCGGGGCATTGAAGGCGTCGTCAACGGTGTGCCGCATTTTTTTGGCACTCTGGCCCAGAGGCTGCGCCTGTTGCAGGACGGTGCGGTCTCCCACTACCTGGCCTGGATGGGTGGCGGCGTCCTGTTGCTCATGGCGTTGCTTCTGGTCAGATAA
- the nuoK gene encoding NADH-quinone oxidoreductase subunit NuoK — MIPLGWYLMLSAALFCIGVCGFLTRRNFIMMLLSAELMLNAVNLNLVAMSHYLESLRGQAFTFFIITVAAAEAVIGLGIAVALFQHRRDVHTDSFTDLKG; from the coding sequence ATGATTCCTCTGGGATGGTATCTGATGCTCTCGGCCGCGCTGTTTTGCATCGGGGTATGCGGCTTTCTGACGCGGCGCAACTTTATCATGATGCTGCTCTCCGCCGAGCTGATGCTCAACGCCGTTAACCTGAATCTGGTGGCCATGAGTCACTATCTGGAATCGCTGCGCGGTCAGGCCTTCACCTTTTTTATCATCACCGTGGCCGCCGCGGAGGCTGTGATCGGTCTGGGCATTGCCGTTGCCCTGTTCCAGCACCGCCGTGACGTCCATACGGATTCCTTCACTGATCTGAAAGGTTGA
- a CDS encoding NADH-quinone oxidoreductase subunit J family protein, translated as MFLSIFFWYCALVIVSCGLLAISLRNPVHSVLSVLVLFFHLAGLYLILQAEFLAAVQIIVYAGAILVLYLFVLFLINRKAELRLDSLVPDAWMGRLAALGLCAFLFWGLRSFRPGIHGSWTTDSIAQGSQARALGLELFTKYLIPFEIAGVILLMALIGGLVLAKKIDRSAAPQEADALLLEQEKENTP; from the coding sequence ATGTTTCTCTCCATTTTTTTCTGGTATTGCGCGCTGGTGATCGTGAGCTGTGGCCTGCTGGCCATCAGTCTGCGCAACCCGGTGCACAGTGTGTTGTCGGTCCTGGTGCTGTTTTTCCATCTGGCCGGTTTATACCTGATCTTACAGGCCGAATTCCTGGCGGCCGTGCAGATCATTGTTTATGCCGGGGCCATTCTGGTGCTGTACCTCTTTGTCCTCTTCCTCATCAACAGGAAGGCGGAACTCCGTCTGGACAGCCTGGTGCCTGACGCCTGGATGGGCCGGCTCGCAGCCCTGGGCCTGTGCGCCTTCCTGTTCTGGGGACTGCGCTCTTTCAGACCGGGCATTCACGGTTCCTGGACCACGGACAGCATCGCCCAGGGCAGCCAGGCCCGCGCCCTGGGGCTGGAACTCTTCACCAAGTATCTGATTCCCTTTGAAATAGCGGGTGTCATTTTGCTGATGGCCCTGATCGGCGGCCTGGTGCTGGCGAAGAAAATCGACCGCTCGGCAGCCCCGCAGGAAGCAGATGCGCTTTTGCTTGAACAGGAGAAGGAGAACACGCCATGA